From one Malus sylvestris chromosome 1, drMalSylv7.2, whole genome shotgun sequence genomic stretch:
- the LOC126617218 gene encoding uncharacterized protein LOC126617218, translating into MSAISLTKFIVFSSIASSTFPKYPTPYPSLSPKCPTYPLTHSSRKISVSVFSKPSEAEEDEELPSAPEDEWLKKLPDKKKPLYAHSLPCIEAWLRNLGFYQSKEDRAVWLVEKPEWHAQLSLDITDLYVRYLKTGPGNLEKDMERRFSYALSREDIENAVLGGP; encoded by the exons ATGTCCGCCATTTCTCTCACCAAGTTCATCGTCTTCTCTTCCATCGCTTCCTCAACTTTCCCAAAATATCCAACTCCTTACCCTTCACTTTCACCCAAATGCCCAACGTATCCCCTCACCCACTCTTCCAGAAAGATTTCGGTCTCGGTATTTTCGAAGCCTTCCGAGGCGGAGGAAGACGAGGAGCTCCCGTCGGCGCCGGAGGACGAGTGGCTGAAGAAGCTGCCGGACAAGAAGAAGCCGCTGTACGCCCACAGCCTCCCCTGCATCGAGGCCTGGCTGAGGAACTTGGGGTTTTACCAGAGCAAAGAGGACCGGGCGGTTTGGCTGGTGGAGAAGCCCGAGTGGCACGCCCAGCTCTCGCTCGACATCACCGATTTGTATGTGAG GTATCTAAAGACTGGACCGGGAAACCTTGAAAAGGATATGGAGAGGCGATTTAGTTATGCACTGAGCAGAGAGGACATCGAGAATGCAGTGCTTGGAGGGCCCTGA